A stretch of Cydia splendana chromosome 7, ilCydSple1.2, whole genome shotgun sequence DNA encodes these proteins:
- the LOC134791981 gene encoding uncharacterized protein LOC134791981 isoform X1: MVTAGMAAVYHEELRPQHSRDNSRDSGIFHTTKGLWNAPGENNCFLNSAVQVLWHLDIFRRSFRELSGHACLGPSCIFCALKELFAQLQWSAERAPAADSLRRALGGGGARFQLGCMADASECFEHLLLRVHAHVAAGDRRDDDACRAPHCVPHRKFAMMLVEQSVCGACQATSEPLPFTQMVHYVSATALTAQAALGEHGDSFGLLLRKAGGMGDIRDCPNACGAKIQICRTLMNRPEVVSIGMVWDSERPNADHVAAVYAALGTELRPTDAFHACVDRAWAARATHRLVGLVTYYGKHYSTFFFHSKLRLWIYFDDADVKEIGPEWSHVVDKCRRGRFQPLLLLYAAVDGTPCDTRHAPKDVVPFPAPEPRRAVTPAPERNSAGFARRAVTPGPDNESDYVSRKAVENMLEVQANRRAQLARSLSTGSASDTQDRPRARRDSGNWSGDRNSASSASSSTVESPYMYTRGRGPGSVPSSPTRKGELSSGGSCDAGYDSYSLSSTDSLPLQQGLRHNLQLAQIPELTTRGDCEALCLEADRLLEKSRHAEDAADYETALVLCDAAASKARAAMDAPYNNPHTMTFARMKHNTCVMRARSLQRRMAGMTRVMEVPQAAPIRNTKGGLESTTTPIEIYATLPKKKGSSKKSPKCIDDDLDNSPRERPPRHKSRDEEKVREKRSRSEDRGRARKEITVATEKKEEPVEDKKANKKQHKIRRKLLMGGLIRRKNRSMPDLTEGADGNNEPTNKEKRISSVDDGDVGRKKTDDKSNLSGYLSEGHLEYSAASGTNPNLERSKLMRKSFHGSAGKMLTAAKVPPPPPLRTTSQLSGPKFESEVIEHNLQSRPPPPVPMAGRGDYPYPHDDPEDGGFSEQYGDEPQSLPFLPSSYDGNPHYNRLEDSPSQNFHTVITKAMIHQEQSPIKREPLPPIQPSRSHMQNLCHAFDNGVDVVDCALPMRRSPQMLDLPPYPSPLNSVNHSRQPSEEFPPPPPPIDLTPLQDELNCIQNSSHNGITAQTDEERDVPKGSLLAQLQEKRSQILRNEECLSQMNQIETNNNSSADIWLKELQAKQAALKLKRSGSLEGHLSSPSEAVSPNSNNVRNIASRFENSAQNSSDGERSHIGFVGMSANRDVINCSNLSNAGIYNRRASASSIDPKQMEEDYSEQKTSNNNIYNDRTKPKKKSVSFCDQVILVATAEDQEDDSYIPNPILERVLKSAMNKPELTTMPLQSEKPSLQRTESFDSQSSRSTISSLSQNSFVPNDNSHADYIRVQNGYPQYQVAPTRPQQQFNTQKSTGVYRTDSPVQPPHNQSPGNNQIYQALPNNPQNTSNPIPYTQPPAVYANNNSSPPNFSQNPANRLTPTHNPAYATKQLPRTVPNTFPPTQMHQSQPPNNAYYHRLPQHSTTPQPTNNYNTNRQFPQNSPYQSVPTNSPAYQSYHSPPTSYANSDYSSRYPQNSTNTNHYTQSPYQRVPPPHGETPLDYNATYQKNYYPDGNQNRGADVRHYANTQQQRMYPMNDNSPVNGEQQFQYPQSGYNPYQHLPPPKQIQKKSVSFEPGTKGGTESPIPPQMNGYGENQGLIGQKALCNLCRKKPINSPAMYCPDCDFYMSRFKPRS, encoded by the exons GAACTCTTCGCCCAACTGCAATGGTCTGCAGAACGAGCGCCGGCAGCCGACAGCCTCCGCCGCGcgctcggcggcggcggcgcccgcTTCCAGCTCGGCTGCATGGCCGACGCTAGCGAGTGCTTCGAGCACCTACTCCTGAGGGTCCATGCTCATGTAGCGGCGGGGGATAGAAGGGATGATGATGCTTGTAGAGCGCCGCATTGTGTCCCGCATCGGAAGTTTGCGATGATGTTGGTGGAACAGTCGGTGTGCGGCGCGTGCCAGGCTACGTCGGAACCGCTGCCGTTTACTCAG ATGGTACACTACGTGTCAGCAACAGCACTGACTGCGCAGGCAGCGCTCGGAGAACATGGCGACAGCTTCGGCTTGCTGCTGCGAAAGGCTGGCGGCATGGGCGACATCAGAGATTGCCCG AACGCCTGTGGAGCCAAGATTCAAATCTGCCGAACTTTGATGAACCGACCTGAGGTTGTCTCTATCGGGATGGTCTGGGACTCTGAAAGGCCTAACGCTGACCACGTGGCGGCCGTATACGCCGCCCTGGGGACAGAGCTCCGCCCCACCGACGCCTTCCACGCATGCGTCGACCGCGCCTGGGCAGCCCGAGCCACACACCGCCTAGTAGGCCTCGTCACCTACTACGGAAAGCACTATTCCACCTTCTTCTTCCATAGCAAACTGCGACTATGGATATACTTCGACGACGCCGACGTTAAAGAAATCGGACCGGAATGGTCACACGTTGTCGATAAGTGTCGGAGAGGGCGATTCCAACCCCTACTGCTTCTGTATGCTGCTGTAGATGGAACGCCGTGTGACACCCGTCATGCTCCTAAAGATGTAGTGCCATTCCCTGCCCCAGAACCTCGCCGTGCAGTGACCCCGGCCCCTGAAAGAAACAGCGCCGGCTTTGCGCGACGAGCCGTCACGCCAGGCCCTGACAATGAGTCAGACTACGTTAGTCGAAAAGCTGTAGAAAATATGCTCGAAGTCCAAGCGAATAGAAGAGCCCAATTAGCTCGAAGTCTGAGTACTGGATCGGCTTCTGATACACAAGACCGTCCGCGAGCGAGACGAGACTCGGGCAACTGGAGCGGCGACCGCAACAGCGCTTCGTCTGCTTCCTCGTCTACTGTTGAGAGTCCCTACATGTATACTAGAGGCCGTGGCCCTGGCAGCGTGCCAAGCAGCCCTACCCGCAAAGGAGAACTATCTAGTGGCGGCTCATGTGACGCTGGCTACGATTCCTACTCTTTGTCATCAACTGACAGCTTACCTCTCCAACAAGGCCTGCGACACAACCTGCAGTTGGCTCAGATTCCTGAACTGACAACCCGAGGCGACTGCGAAGCCTTATGTCTAGAAGCAGACAGATTGCTTGAGAAATCTCGACATGCCGAAGATGCGGCTGATTATGAAACCGCTCTCGTTCTATGCGATGCGGCAGCATCTAAAGCCAGAGCTGCAATGGATGCTCCGTACAACAACCCGCATACTATGACATTCGCTCGAATGAAGCACAACACATGTGTTATGCGCGCCCGAAGTCTTCAGCGACGAATGGCTGGAATGACCAGAGTTATGGAAGTTCCACAAGCCGCTCCCATTCGAAACACCAAGGGAGGGCTAGAAAGCACAACTACGCCGATCGAAATTTACGCCACCTTGCCCAAAAAGAAAGGATCTTCAAAGAAGTCACCCAAATGCATAGACGATGACTTGGATAACTCTCCGCGTGAACGCCCACCGAGACATAAGTCGAGGGACGAAGAGAAAGTTAGGGAAAAGCGCTCGAGAAGTGAAGATCGAGGACGTGCGAGAAAAGAAATAACAGTGGCGACGGAAAAGAAAGAAGAGCCAGTAGAAGATAAGAAAGCGAATAAGAAACAACATAAGATTCGCAGAAAATTATTGATGGGTGGTTTAATTCGAAGGAAAAACCGATCAATGCCTGATCTTACTGAGGGCGCCGACGGCAACAATGAACCAACCAATAAGGAGAAACGCATCTCATCCGTTGATGACGGAGATGTAGGAAGGAAAAAGACTGACGATAAATCGAATTTGAGTGGATACTTGTCTGAAGGACATTTAGAGTATTCGGCAGCAAGCGGCACGAACCCCAACCTCGAGAGGAGTAAGTTGATGAGAAAGAGTTTCCACGGTAGTGCTGGCAAGATGTTAACCGCGGCCAAAGTGCCTCCGCCGCCCCCGCTGCGAACCACTTCTCAGCTTAGCGGGCCTAAGTTCGAGTCCGAAGTGATAGAGCACAACTTACAGTCGAGGCCACCACCACCAGTGCCAATGGCGGGCCGTGGAGATTATCCTTACCCTCACGACGACCCGGAAGACGGTGGTTTCTCGGAACAGTACGGGGACGAGCCGCAATCGCTGCCATTCTTGCCGTCAAGCTACGATGGAAATCCTCATTACAACCGCCTTGAAGATTCTCCCTCCCAAAACTTCCACACAGTCATTACCAAAGCGATGATTCACCAAGAACAAAGTCCTATTAAGCGAGAGCCATTGCCGCCGATTCAACCATCTCGCAGCCATATGCAAAATCTTTGCCACGCGTTTGACAATGGCGTTGATGTGGTCGACTGTGCCCTTCCCATGCGCAGATCTCCTCAAATGCTTGACCTGCCGCCTTACCCCAGTCCGTTGAACTCGGTCAATCACTCTCGGCAACCTAGCGAGGAATTCCCACCACCTCCTCCGCCTATTGATTTGACACCTCTTCAAGATGAGTTGAACTGCATTCAAAACTCCAGCCATAATGGAATCACCGCACAAACCGATGAAGAACGAGACGTTCCCAAAGGTTCTCTGTTGGCCCAGTTGCAGGAAAAGAGAAGTCAAATTCTAAGAAACGAAGAATGTCTATCGCAAATGAACCAGATTGAGACAAATAACAACAGCAGTGCTGatatttggcttaaagagctgcaGGCTAAACAGGCGGCATTAAAATTGAAAAGGTCTGGATCCCTCGAGGGACATCTTTCAAGCCCAAGTGAAGCTGTTTCACCTAACAGCAACAATGTGAGAAACATTGCCTCTAGATTTGAGAATAGCGCACAAAATTCTTCAGATGGAGAAAGATCTCATATAGGATTTGTAGGTATGAGTGCCAATAGAGATGTAATTAACTGTTCGAACCTGTCTAACGCCGGTATATATAATCGACGTGCTTCGGCTTCATCCATCGATCCTAAACAGATGGAAGAAGACTATAGCGAGCAGAAGACTAGCAACAATAATATCTACAACGACCGGACTAAACCGAAGAAGAAATCGGTATCCTTCTGCGATCAGGTTATTTTAGTGGCTACTGCTGAAGACCAAGAGGATGACAGCTACATTCCTAACCCAATCCTGGAACGTGTGCTAAAATCCGCCATGAACAAGCCTGAATTGACAACGATGCCACTACAGTCAGAAAAGCCTTCGTTACAGAGAACAGAATCATTCGACAGCCAGTCGTCTCGATCAACAATATCCTCCCTCTCCCAGAACTCTTTCGTGCCAAATGATAACTCACACGCCGACTACATCAGAGTACAAAACGGTTATCCACAGTATCAGGTCGCGCCAACGAGGCCTCAACAACAGTTTAATACTCAAAAGAGTACAGGAGTGTACCGCACTGACTCACCGGTGCAACCTCCTCACAATCAAAGCCCTGGAAACAACCAGATATACCAAGCACTGCCAAACAACCCTCAGAACACGTCAAACCCCATACCATATACCCAGCCGCCTGCAGTCTACGCGAACAACAACTCAAGCCCACCGAACTTTAGTCAAAATCCCGCGAACAGACTCACGCCGACCCACAATCCCGCTTATGCCACCAAGCAACTGCCAAGAACCGTTCCCAACACCTTCCCACCGACGCAGATGCACCAGAGTCAACCACCGAACAACGCTTACTACCACCGCTTACCGCAGCACTCCACCACTCCACAGCCTACCAATAACTACAACACAAACCGCCAGTTTCCTCAGAACTCACCGTACCAAAGCGTGCCCACCAACTCGCCAGCTTACCAAAGCTACCACAGCCCACCGACTAGCTACGCGAACTCTGACTACTCTAGTCGATACCCGCAGAACAGTACAAATACAAACCATTACACGCAATCGCCTTACCAACGCGTCCCACCGCCTCATGGGGAAACGCCTCTAGACTACAACGCCACATATCAGAAGAACTACTATCCTGATGGCAACCAGAACAGAGGCGCTGATGTGAGGCACTACGCCAACACGCAGCAACAGAGGATGTACCCCATGAACGATAACTCTCCTGTTAATGGCGAACAGCAATTCCAGTACCCCCAAAGCGGTTACAATCCTTACCAGCATCTGCCGCCGCCGAAGCAGATCCAGAAGAAATCTGTATCGTTTGAACCTGGCACAAAAGGTGGAACGGAGTCTCCAATACCTCCGCAGATGAATGGATATGGAGAAAACCAAGGGCTTATAGGACAGAAGGCTCTTTGTAACCTGTGTCGTAAAAAGCCAATAAACTCTCCGGCCATGTATTGCCCTGACTGCGACTTTTACATGTCGAGGTTCAAACCCCGCTCATAG